In one window of Marinitoga hydrogenitolerans DSM 16785 DNA:
- a CDS encoding metal ABC transporter permease, whose amino-acid sequence MIELFSYDFIIYAILAAILSSFSASILSNYIVLKKMEFIGEGAAHTAFGGIALAVLFDFNIDIISIITAILFGTAIYFIGKKEKISENSVIGMLLSFSMALGVIFLYLKPGYTPEISSYLFGDILMVNSQDVKILGIVSFIILFLVIAFNKELKYYAYNSRMAKNFGVPINLINYIFLIIVSIVVVTSVKIIGIILVTSLLITPGVIAKLFAKSLNQMIVISSFIGILSGFLGIVIAYFIDIPPGPSIVVTLFSLFLISYSINYLKNKTFVNK is encoded by the coding sequence ATGATTGAATTATTTTCTTATGATTTTATAATATACGCAATTTTAGCTGCTATTTTATCCAGTTTTAGCGCTTCTATTCTGTCAAATTATATTGTTTTAAAAAAGATGGAATTCATTGGTGAGGGCGCTGCACATACTGCTTTTGGTGGTATTGCTTTAGCTGTGCTATTTGATTTTAACATTGATATTATTAGTATTATTACAGCTATCCTATTCGGAACAGCTATTTATTTCATAGGCAAAAAAGAAAAGATAAGTGAAAATAGTGTTATAGGCATGCTACTATCTTTTTCAATGGCTTTAGGTGTAATCTTTTTATATCTTAAACCTGGATATACACCAGAAATTTCAAGTTATTTGTTTGGCGATATCTTAATGGTTAATAGTCAAGATGTGAAAATACTTGGTATTGTATCTTTTATTATATTATTCCTTGTCATTGCGTTTAATAAAGAATTAAAATATTACGCATATAATTCAAGAATGGCAAAAAATTTCGGCGTACCTATAAATTTGATAAATTATATTTTCTTAATCATTGTCTCTATAGTGGTGGTAACTTCTGTCAAAATCATTGGTATTATTTTAGTTACTTCTTTACTTATTACACCTGGTGTAATAGCTAAATTATTTGCAAAGTCTTTAAATCAAATGATTGTTATTTCCAGTTTTATAGGTATATTATCTGGGTTTTTAGGAATTGTTATTGCATATTTTATCGATATTCCACCTGGCCCCTCTATTGTGGTTACACTATTTTCTTTGTTTCTAATTTCTTATTCAATTAACTATTTAAAAAACAAGACTTTTGTTAACAAATAA
- a CDS encoding metallophosphoesterase family protein yields MNKNILLILIIVISTFAFAKFIWPPYLTNQGETYATINFKTLDENIQVKLYEENVLIKKYDKIKNGLVHLKLEKLRPNTKYTYEIITNDDYYKGYFNTKNDDKKRLRFIVYGDTRYYDKLHRMIIEKIIKENPEFVFNVGDMVENGNEIRYWNNFFNVIKGLNAFYYPVLGNHERNSKIYYEAFDLPVGGGEYNKRWYSFSYKNAHFVVLDSIISISSDLFEKQTKWLIKDLENNKDKNIIVFYHYPFWNNSAQVWRKQNTKLEEKWRPIFEKYNVKLVFNGHVHGYERFEKNGIVYITTGGGGAPFDKGTRKEFVPNTKKVVYGTLEYVIVEINDKSIKIIVKAVGESKNYSMYNVKPIDKLIDFIELK; encoded by the coding sequence ATGAATAAAAACATATTATTAATTTTAATTATTGTAATTTCAACTTTTGCATTTGCAAAATTTATATGGCCTCCATATTTAACAAATCAAGGTGAGACATATGCTACTATTAATTTTAAAACATTAGATGAAAATATTCAAGTAAAATTATATGAAGAAAATGTTTTAATTAAGAAATACGATAAAATAAAAAACGGATTAGTTCATTTAAAACTAGAAAAATTAAGGCCAAATACAAAATATACATATGAAATAATAACAAACGATGATTATTATAAAGGATATTTTAACACAAAGAATGATGATAAAAAAAGATTAAGATTTATAGTATATGGAGATACAAGATATTATGACAAACTACATAGAATGATAATTGAAAAGATTATTAAAGAAAATCCAGAATTTGTTTTTAATGTTGGAGATATGGTTGAAAACGGAAATGAAATAAGATATTGGAATAATTTCTTTAATGTAATAAAAGGATTAAATGCTTTTTATTATCCTGTACTGGGAAATCATGAAAGAAATTCAAAAATTTATTATGAAGCCTTTGACTTACCAGTAGGAGGAGGAGAATACAATAAAAGATGGTATAGTTTTTCATACAAAAATGCACATTTTGTTGTGTTAGATTCCATTATTAGTATAAGTTCTGATTTATTTGAAAAACAAACCAAATGGTTAATAAAAGATCTTGAAAATAATAAAGATAAAAATATAATAGTATTTTATCATTATCCATTTTGGAATAATTCTGCGCAAGTCTGGAGAAAACAGAATACAAAATTAGAAGAAAAATGGAGACCAATATTTGAAAAGTATAATGTTAAATTAGTTTTTAATGGTCATGTTCATGGATACGAAAGATTTGAAAAAAATGGAATAGTTTATATTACAACAGGAGGCGGTGGAGCACCATTTGATAAAGGTACAAGAAAAGAATTTGTTCCAAATACAAAAAAAGTTGTATATGGAACATTAGAATATGTAATTGTAGAAATTAATGACAAAAGTATAAAAATAATAGTCAAAGCTGTTGGAGAATCAAAAAATTATAGTATGTATAATGTCAAACCAATAGACAAACTCATAGATTTTATAGAATTAAAATAA
- a CDS encoding metal ABC transporter substrate-binding protein, giving the protein MKKYMLLLFLIIGVISYSINISVSIYPYYLILKDIVDVNDNINVIVPAGKSPHTYSISSKDLIKIYKSDLIIFNGLNSEIFIKNIISNLKNKNIPFLYISELIPKNELILNDNDEHYNSGNDERVYYNPHIWLNPHLTYTYIIPGIVNELIKINPEKKEIYETNAEILKDKLKFLDAYLLIKSHEIDGSIITFHNSFPYFTKRYNINIAGVIENSPGVEPSISEIKRLSDLAKKNKVKALFSEPQLNKKLAEKLAKILRINLGELDPLGSNYNSIDELYLMNFLNILNAVR; this is encoded by the coding sequence ATGAAAAAATACATGTTATTATTGTTTTTAATTATCGGTGTTATTAGTTATTCAATTAATATTTCTGTCTCTATCTATCCATATTACTTGATATTAAAAGATATTGTGGATGTTAATGATAACATTAATGTTATTGTTCCCGCAGGAAAAAGCCCTCACACTTATTCTATTTCCTCAAAAGATCTTATTAAAATTTATAAAAGCGACTTAATAATTTTCAATGGGTTAAATTCAGAAATATTTATAAAAAACATTATTTCTAACTTAAAAAATAAAAATATACCTTTTCTCTATATTTCCGAATTAATCCCGAAAAATGAATTAATATTGAATGACAATGATGAACATTATAATTCTGGCAACGATGAACGTGTTTATTACAACCCCCATATATGGCTAAATCCACATTTAACTTACACTTATATTATACCTGGTATTGTTAATGAACTAATCAAAATAAATCCTGAAAAAAAAGAGATTTATGAAACAAATGCTGAAATATTAAAAGATAAACTAAAATTTTTGGATGCATATTTATTAATAAAATCACACGAAATCGATGGAAGTATCATTACTTTTCATAATTCATTTCCTTATTTTACAAAGAGATACAATATTAATATTGCTGGTGTAATTGAGAATTCTCCCGGAGTTGAACCATCTATTTCTGAAATAAAAAGACTTTCTGATTTAGCTAAAAAGAATAAGGTTAAAGCTCTATTTTCAGAACCACAATTAAATAAAAAATTAGCGGAAAAGTTAGCTAAAATATTAAGAATTAATTTAGGCGAATTAGACCCTTTAGGATCAAATTATAATTCTATTGATGAGCTTTATTTGATGAATTTTTTAAATATATTAAATGCTGTAAGGTGA
- a CDS encoding Cof-type HAD-IIB family hydrolase, whose translation MEKKVFVFDLDGTLLNSKQEVTLRTINAMKAIFEKGYFIIIASGRMYKSTKMIIEKYFPFLKKIPIISYNGAYVISHTGEVIFESDIPKNDAIEIIKEAKNENIHVQIYLDDELIGEKDNEEIRGYSKHSGVEYKIVKSLEEYILNKKSPTKVLVIANKEKLDDFQKNMVSKYNNKLNIVRSFNIYLDFLNKDSSKGIALKKLSEIYDFDLSKAYIFGDSENDISMLKLSKNSYAMKNASEHVKSEAKNIAPSNDEEGVAIVIEKILSDISHY comes from the coding sequence ATGGAGAAAAAAGTATTTGTTTTTGATTTAGATGGAACATTACTAAATTCAAAACAAGAAGTAACATTAAGAACAATAAATGCCATGAAAGCTATTTTTGAAAAAGGATATTTTATTATTATAGCAAGTGGGAGAATGTACAAATCAACAAAAATGATAATAGAAAAATATTTCCCTTTTTTAAAGAAAATACCAATTATTTCCTATAACGGCGCTTATGTAATATCTCACACTGGGGAAGTTATTTTCGAATCAGATATTCCTAAAAATGATGCAATAGAAATTATAAAAGAAGCAAAGAATGAAAATATACATGTTCAAATTTATTTAGATGATGAGTTGATAGGTGAAAAAGATAATGAAGAAATAAGAGGATATTCAAAACATTCTGGTGTTGAATATAAAATAGTAAAAAGTTTAGAGGAATATATTTTAAACAAAAAAAGTCCTACTAAAGTATTAGTAATTGCCAATAAAGAAAAACTTGATGATTTCCAAAAAAATATGGTATCTAAATATAATAATAAATTAAACATTGTAAGATCTTTTAATATATATCTCGATTTTTTAAATAAAGATTCTTCAAAAGGAATAGCACTGAAAAAGCTTTCAGAAATTTACGATTTCGATTTATCAAAAGCTTATATCTTTGGGGATAGTGAAAATGATATTTCGATGTTAAAATTATCAAAAAATTCATATGCTATGAAAAATGCAAGTGAACATGTAAAAAGTGAGGCAAAAAATATTGCACCATCAAATGATGAAGAGGGTGTCGCCATTGTTATTGAAAAAATATTGTCTGATATTTCTCATTATTAA
- the aspC gene encoding aspartate aminotransferase, protein MISKIVKSIQPSITLELNAKAIEMEKAGYDVVKLTAGEPDFITPKEIIENAYKAMIEGKTKYTNSAGVLELRKKIAKFINSSRKTEYTAENIVVSNGGKQALYNTLLALLNPGDEVIVLDPSWVSYEAQIKLARGIPIHVPLKFKNNFIPRAVDIEPYLSEKTKAIIINSPNNPTGAVYPEETFFEIYNLIKNKNIYLISDEVYEKLVFEGEFYSPTQISELREKTIIINAFSKTWSMTGWRVGYSVAPIEISREIKKIQSHISSNINTPAQYGALAAFDVDIDYYIDKFNERRKFVMEKMKEVDLEYVHPHGAFYLFINISKYDNDDFNFANQLLKTKKLAVIPGSGFGAKGFIRISYANSIETLEKGLNRLFEYIDEVK, encoded by the coding sequence TTGATATCAAAGATTGTTAAAAGTATTCAACCATCAATAACTTTAGAATTAAATGCTAAAGCAATTGAAATGGAAAAAGCAGGTTATGATGTGGTAAAGTTAACTGCAGGTGAGCCAGATTTTATTACCCCTAAAGAAATTATCGAAAATGCATATAAAGCTATGATTGAAGGAAAGACAAAATATACAAACTCAGCTGGAGTATTAGAATTAAGAAAAAAAATTGCTAAATTTATAAATTCATCGAGAAAAACAGAATATACTGCAGAAAACATTGTAGTTTCAAATGGAGGAAAACAAGCGTTATACAATACATTACTGGCTTTATTAAATCCTGGTGATGAAGTAATTGTATTAGACCCGTCGTGGGTAAGTTATGAAGCTCAAATAAAATTAGCAAGAGGTATTCCCATACATGTTCCATTAAAATTTAAAAATAATTTTATTCCACGAGCAGTTGATATAGAACCATATTTAAGTGAAAAAACAAAAGCAATTATAATAAATTCACCAAATAATCCAACAGGTGCAGTATATCCAGAAGAAACATTTTTCGAAATATACAATTTGATTAAGAACAAAAATATATATTTAATTAGTGATGAAGTATATGAAAAATTAGTATTTGAAGGTGAATTTTATTCTCCAACTCAAATTTCAGAATTAAGAGAAAAAACAATAATTATAAATGCATTTTCAAAAACATGGTCAATGACAGGTTGGAGAGTTGGTTATTCTGTAGCTCCTATCGAAATATCAAGAGAAATAAAAAAGATACAAAGTCATATATCTTCAAATATAAATACTCCTGCACAATATGGAGCACTTGCAGCTTTTGATGTTGATATTGATTACTATATAGACAAGTTTAATGAAAGAAGAAAATTTGTAATGGAAAAGATGAAAGAAGTTGATCTTGAATATGTACATCCACATGGTGCATTTTATTTATTTATAAATATTTCCAAATATGATAATGATGATTTTAATTTTGCAAATCAATTATTAAAAACAAAAAAATTAGCAGTAATTCCTGGTAGTGGATTTGGAGCAAAAGGATTCATAAGAATATCATATGCTAATTCCATAGAAACATTAGAAAAGGGGCTGAATAGATTATTTGAATATATAGATGAGGTGAAATAA
- a CDS encoding Fur family transcriptional regulator — MKLTKPRRDILDLYKKIDYPLNAEEIYNLLNNEYDLSTIYRNLNLFEKENILKSIVFSDKITYYYKPKGHFHFIYCTKCKKFERLDLCFEKQFKDYIENNIQFEITDHILYFEGICKDCQREGEKNA, encoded by the coding sequence ATGAAGTTAACGAAACCTCGAAGAGACATTTTAGATTTATATAAAAAGATAGATTATCCTTTAAACGCTGAAGAAATTTATAATCTTTTAAATAATGAATATGATTTATCTACTATATATAGAAATTTAAATCTTTTTGAAAAAGAAAATATTTTAAAATCTATTGTTTTTTCTGATAAGATAACTTATTATTATAAGCCTAAAGGACATTTTCACTTTATATATTGTACAAAATGCAAAAAGTTTGAACGTCTGGATTTATGTTTTGAAAAGCAATTTAAAGACTATATAGAAAATAATATTCAATTTGAAATAACAGATCACATTTTATATTTTGAAGGTATATGTAAGGATTGTCAAAGAGAAGGTGAAAAAAATGCGTGA
- a CDS encoding GlmL-related ornithine degradation protein: MKVDLLTAEIGSTTTIVTAFDKIDSKKPLILAQGEYYTTINEGDITIGIEKALKIIENKLGEKVSWNKFLATSSAAGGLKMTVHGLVYDMTVKASREAALGAGGVIKYVTAGKMRKSHIKKILEIKPNLIFLAGGVDYGEEETVLHNAELLKDLPIKVPIIYAGNIAVVDEIKEILSNKKLYITENVYPKVDQLNVEPARKVIQEVFSEHIIHAPGMEKIEEYVDEKIIPTPAAVMRTTQLLSEMYEHVLTVDIGGATTDVDSVTEGDPEIQSIMISPEPIAKRTVEGDMGVFVNAHTVIELIGEKILRGKFSSFDELVKEISPYPKKEENEKFMSELAEYCFIEGIRRHAGKKKHIYTPLGRKTIAQGKDLTAIKYIFGTGGVLTRSRFNQKILTSIHGQHRKHPDELLPKNIKKVGYDKNYIFAPIGVISTIDKEIAMNILKEDLEFFE; the protein is encoded by the coding sequence ATGAAAGTAGATTTATTAACGGCTGAAATAGGTAGTACAACTACTATTGTAACAGCTTTTGATAAAATAGATTCTAAAAAGCCTTTAATTTTAGCTCAAGGTGAATACTATACCACAATTAATGAGGGAGATATAACTATTGGTATAGAAAAAGCTTTAAAAATAATAGAAAATAAATTAGGTGAAAAAGTATCATGGAATAAATTTCTTGCAACTTCTTCTGCTGCAGGTGGACTTAAAATGACTGTTCACGGCTTAGTATATGATATGACAGTAAAAGCTTCTCGAGAAGCAGCGTTAGGCGCAGGTGGAGTTATAAAATACGTTACTGCTGGAAAAATGAGAAAATCGCATATAAAAAAAATTCTGGAAATAAAACCTAATCTTATCTTTTTAGCAGGTGGAGTTGATTATGGAGAAGAAGAAACAGTCTTACACAATGCAGAATTGCTCAAAGATTTACCTATAAAAGTTCCAATAATATATGCTGGTAATATTGCAGTAGTAGATGAAATTAAAGAAATTTTATCTAATAAAAAGTTATATATAACAGAAAATGTATATCCAAAAGTTGATCAATTAAACGTAGAACCAGCAAGAAAAGTTATACAAGAAGTTTTTTCTGAGCATATTATTCATGCACCTGGAATGGAAAAAATAGAAGAATACGTTGATGAAAAAATAATTCCAACGCCAGCTGCAGTAATGAGAACAACACAATTATTAAGTGAAATGTATGAACATGTTTTAACAGTTGATATTGGTGGTGCTACTACTGATGTTGATTCTGTGACTGAAGGAGATCCTGAAATTCAAAGTATTATGATAAGTCCAGAACCAATTGCTAAACGTACAGTTGAAGGAGATATGGGTGTTTTTGTTAATGCGCATACAGTAATAGAATTAATAGGAGAAAAAATCTTGAGAGGGAAATTTTCTAGTTTTGACGAATTAGTAAAAGAAATATCACCATATCCTAAAAAAGAAGAAAATGAAAAGTTTATGTCAGAGCTTGCTGAATATTGTTTTATTGAGGGTATTAGAAGACATGCAGGAAAGAAAAAACATATTTATACACCATTAGGAAGAAAGACAATAGCACAAGGGAAGGATTTAACAGCTATAAAATATATATTTGGAACTGGTGGGGTTTTAACGAGATCTAGATTTAATCAAAAAATACTAACATCTATTCATGGGCAACATAGAAAACATCCAGATGAATTATTACCAAAGAATATTAAAAAGGTCGGATATGATAAAAATTATATTTTTGCACCAATTGGGGTAATTTCAACAATAGATAAAGAAATTGCAATGAACATATTGAAAGAAGATTTGGAATTCTTCGAATAA
- a CDS encoding metal ABC transporter ATP-binding protein, whose protein sequence is MREKIISVKDLSYNVENTEILKFINFDIYKNDFVGIIGPNGAGKSTLIKILVGEIKNYIGSVNINGKIGYVPQKDEFDRTFPIRAFEVALMGMYNEVGVFKRYKKKHYEKVRNIMKMLDIEYLYNRNVGKLSGGEYQRLSLARALVSDPDILILDEPEAGVDSNAQKIIYSILEDLNKKGMTIILVSHDISMVLKKVNTVMCLNKTLHCHKNSIDMTSDDLKKIYSEELELLVHIDKPLKVVSRND, encoded by the coding sequence ATGCGTGAAAAAATTATTTCAGTTAAAGATTTGAGCTATAATGTGGAAAATACTGAAATTTTAAAATTTATTAATTTTGATATTTATAAAAATGATTTTGTAGGAATAATAGGACCAAATGGTGCTGGAAAATCAACTTTAATAAAAATATTAGTTGGTGAAATAAAAAATTATATTGGCAGTGTGAATATCAATGGGAAAATAGGGTATGTTCCACAAAAAGACGAATTCGACAGAACATTCCCTATCAGAGCTTTTGAAGTCGCTTTAATGGGTATGTATAATGAAGTTGGTGTTTTTAAAAGGTATAAGAAAAAACATTATGAAAAGGTTAGAAATATTATGAAAATGCTTGATATTGAATATTTATATAATAGAAATGTAGGAAAGCTTTCAGGTGGAGAGTATCAAAGATTAAGTTTAGCCAGGGCATTAGTAAGTGATCCTGATATTTTAATATTGGATGAACCAGAAGCTGGTGTAGATAGTAATGCTCAAAAAATAATATATTCTATTTTGGAAGATCTTAATAAAAAAGGTATGACTATAATTTTAGTAAGTCATGATATTTCTATGGTTTTAAAAAAAGTTAATACTGTTATGTGCCTAAACAAAACTTTACATTGTCATAAAAACTCAATTGATATGACTTCAGATGACTTGAAAAAGATATATTCAGAAGAATTAGAATTACTCGTTCATATTGATAAGCCATTGAAAGTGGTGAGTAGAAATGATTGA
- a CDS encoding magnesium transporter CorA family protein, producing MVKFYSRIEHRLVETKSFSQDALIKVVNPSQDEVHMLSSLLNFDPDFISDSLDEDERARIEIDEDTILLILKVPMRNEENEKIPYKTVSLGIIIGKNYILLSMRQEIDFIDKMIGTGLLNPHKKSKMIFQIFYKNAKLFLDYLKEINKTIDLVEEELHRSMKNYELETLMYLEKSLVYFTTSLRSNEIMMEKLLKGKILPLYEDDQDLLEDTLIENRQAIEVTNIYSNILSGMMDAYASVISNNLNIVMKILTVVTILLQVPTILTSFYGMNVRLPFQENPLVYINIIISSIIIMFMTFLWFKGKKWL from the coding sequence ATGGTAAAATTTTATAGCAGAATTGAACACAGGTTAGTGGAGACAAAAAGCTTTTCTCAAGATGCATTAATTAAAGTTGTGAACCCTTCACAGGATGAAGTTCATATGTTATCAAGCTTGTTAAATTTTGATCCGGATTTTATCAGCGATTCGCTTGATGAAGATGAAAGAGCACGTATTGAAATTGATGAAGATACAATTTTATTAATTCTAAAAGTTCCCATGAGAAATGAAGAAAATGAAAAAATTCCTTACAAAACTGTTTCTTTGGGTATTATAATTGGCAAAAATTACATCTTATTATCAATGAGGCAGGAGATAGATTTTATTGATAAGATGATCGGAACAGGTCTTTTAAATCCACATAAAAAAAGTAAAATGATCTTTCAAATATTTTATAAAAATGCCAAATTATTTTTGGATTACTTAAAAGAAATAAATAAAACTATTGATTTAGTTGAGGAAGAATTACATAGATCCATGAAAAACTATGAACTTGAAACATTGATGTATCTTGAGAAAAGTTTAGTGTACTTCACCACATCATTAAGGTCAAATGAAATAATGATGGAAAAACTTTTAAAAGGAAAGATACTTCCATTATATGAAGATGATCAAGATTTATTAGAAGATACATTAATAGAAAATAGACAAGCTATTGAGGTTACTAATATATACAGTAATATTTTATCTGGAATGATGGATGCTTATGCATCAGTTATATCTAATAATTTAAATATTGTGATGAAAATTTTGACTGTTGTAACTATATTGCTTCAGGTACCTACTATTTTAACAAGTTTTTATGGAATGAATGTAAGACTTCCATTTCAGGAAAATCCTTTGGTTTATATAAATATAATTATTTCATCAATTATAATTATGTTTATGACGTTTTTATGGTTTAAAGGGAAAAAGTGGTTATAA
- the murA gene encoding UDP-N-acetylglucosamine 1-carboxyvinyltransferase, with the protein MGKIKVVGPQKAYGEITISGSKNSALPILAATLLTDEEIILHNIPNLADVNTMIEILENAGKKVSWEESSLIIKAHSNINSVLPYGPVRRMRASFNVLGPLTIRNGYAKVALPGGCSIGVRPVNFHLEGLKKLGIESKIEHGFTHSKYTRTPEKVHVSLPFPSVGATEHLITTAVLLENTETIITNCAQEPEIVDLCNFLISMGARIEGHGTSNIKIYGVEKLYGTEYKIIPDRIEAGTYAILGAVLGEKIILNNVIEDHIFSLLDIFEKMGVNYKMEKNTLTIEGISRLELSPVDVETATFPGFPTDLQPQLMALLSLIPGRSSITENVFKTRFNHVDELNRMGAKIFVEGNTAIITGVTKLSGAPLEATDLRASAALLIASLIADGETIINNVDHIFRGYEKLFEKLEKMNLKIEYSE; encoded by the coding sequence ATGGGTAAAATAAAGGTTGTAGGACCTCAAAAAGCATATGGTGAAATAACTATATCAGGTTCGAAAAACTCAGCTTTACCCATATTGGCTGCAACATTACTAACTGATGAAGAAATAATTCTTCATAATATACCTAATTTGGCTGATGTGAATACAATGATTGAAATATTAGAAAATGCAGGTAAAAAAGTTTCATGGGAAGAATCATCTTTGATTATAAAAGCGCATTCAAATATAAATTCTGTTTTGCCATATGGTCCAGTAAGAAGGATGAGAGCATCTTTTAATGTTTTGGGCCCATTAACTATAAGAAACGGATATGCAAAAGTAGCCTTACCTGGAGGTTGTTCTATAGGGGTTAGACCTGTAAATTTTCATCTTGAAGGCTTAAAAAAATTAGGGATAGAATCAAAAATAGAACACGGTTTTACACACTCGAAATACACAAGAACTCCGGAAAAAGTACATGTTTCGCTACCATTTCCTAGTGTTGGTGCAACAGAACATCTTATAACAACAGCAGTGTTATTAGAAAATACAGAAACAATAATAACCAATTGTGCACAAGAACCTGAAATAGTTGATTTGTGTAATTTTTTAATATCAATGGGAGCTAGGATAGAAGGGCATGGTACATCAAATATTAAAATTTATGGTGTGGAAAAGTTGTATGGAACAGAATACAAAATTATTCCAGACAGAATAGAAGCAGGAACTTATGCAATATTAGGCGCGGTTTTAGGTGAAAAAATAATTTTGAATAATGTTATTGAAGATCATATTTTTTCATTGTTAGATATATTTGAAAAAATGGGTGTAAATTATAAGATGGAAAAAAACACTTTAACAATTGAAGGGATTTCAAGACTAGAATTGTCACCAGTTGATGTTGAAACAGCGACTTTTCCTGGGTTTCCAACAGATTTACAACCACAATTGATGGCCCTTTTGAGTTTAATACCAGGAAGATCTTCAATAACAGAAAATGTTTTTAAAACGAGATTTAACCATGTTGATGAACTTAATCGTATGGGAGCTAAAATATTTGTTGAAGGTAACACAGCAATTATTACTGGCGTAACTAAACTATCTGGGGCACCATTAGAAGCAACAGACTTAAGAGCATCGGCAGCTCTTTTAATTGCATCTTTAATTGCTGATGGTGAAACCATAATAAATAATGTGGATCATATTTTTAGAGGTTATGAAAAATTGTTTGAAAAGCTTGAAAAAATGAATTTAAAAATTGAATATAGTGAATAA
- a CDS encoding diguanylate cyclase domain-containing protein, protein MNKNYEKKVNELEIENDKLRKEIKDIKEELENINNLLEEYNNFSKEEIDAYSDFVEGFVERKFIDPSTRVYSREFFDKIFFLLLETAFEKNNNYGLIIVKIPELENLNYKGEYYKGPEMEIGRILRNNVRLPLDLVMRYSKTVFSIIIPDIDEEVLFKVTDRIKYQLKNFTKSPETLEFYSFYLPKDLTSTEEILKYFD, encoded by the coding sequence ATGAATAAAAATTATGAAAAAAAGGTAAATGAACTGGAAATAGAGAATGATAAATTGAGAAAAGAAATAAAAGATATTAAAGAAGAATTAGAAAATATAAACAATTTATTAGAAGAGTATAATAATTTTTCTAAAGAAGAGATAGATGCATATAGTGATTTTGTAGAGGGATTTGTCGAGAGAAAATTCATAGATCCATCAACAAGAGTATATTCAAGAGAGTTTTTTGATAAGATATTCTTTTTACTTCTTGAAACAGCTTTTGAAAAAAATAATAATTATGGTTTAATAATTGTAAAGATTCCAGAATTAGAGAATTTAAATTATAAAGGTGAATATTATAAAGGACCTGAGATGGAAATAGGAAGAATTTTAAGAAATAATGTTAGATTACCTTTAGATCTTGTTATGAGATACTCTAAGACTGTATTTTCAATAATAATACCAGATATTGATGAAGAAGTATTATTTAAAGTAACAGATAGAATAAAATATCAATTAAAAAATTTTACAAAATCACCAGAAACGTTAGAATTTTATTCTTTCTATTTGCCAAAAGATTTGACATCTACAGAGGAGATATTAAAATATTTTGATTAG